The genomic DNA TCTTCCACCCTCCTACGGGGGTGGTGGGTTTCGGGGCAGTCGATGCCGATATACCTGACCTGCTCGACCTTTCCGTCATCGGTGGCGACAGTCACCGTATCGCCATCGGTGACCCTGATCACCTGCCCGCCAAGGGCCTCCCCGGGCCAGGCAGGGAGGGGCGAAAAGAGGATCAGCAGGCAGGCGCCCAGGGCCGCGAGGCGCTTCATTTCTTTTTGGGGAAGAACTTCAAGGGCTCTCCTTCCACGGAGACCTTTCTCTCGAAGACCAGGCCCTCGGGTATCATCAACACCAACTCGCAGGTGAAGTTGACGGTTCCGCCGAAGAGGTGCCCGCCGATGACGGAGTAATCCCGTCCCGCCAGCGAGGCGTGGACGTGGATAAAGGCCTTCCCATCGTCCTGGCGGTTCACCGTTCCCGAAAGGGAGAGGATCTCCCGGGCTTCGTGGAAACGCTTCTTCTCGTAACCATCGGGGCCCAGCCATCCTATCTCGAAATCGCGGAGCATCCCCACGGCAGAGATCAAAATCGCCGATGTCGTGTCGCCAAGGGCTTCATAGAGCCGGGGGATAACATCCTCGCCATCGTCGAACCGCAGGGCGATCAGGTTTTTGTTTCGTTCAACTATCAATATTTACCCTCCCTCGCGAAATTATGATCGGTTTCAATCCCTCTATATTAGTCTATCATCGAAAAGCCCCTTATCCACAGCGCCGGTTTTTCGGGTAAGATAGCAGGGCGGGAGATGGGCGCAGGGCCAGCCGACCTCCCGGGAAGGATGGATGAAAACTTGCTGGAACCCTTTCCCGAATGCAGTCTGCAGCCGGAAGATTACCTCGTAGAACTCGAAAGGAACAGGGAAAGGATAGAGCACTACGCCTTTCTCCTGGCTTCCTTCAACGAGAGGGCGAGGCTGACCGGACCCACGGAACCCCCGGAAATTATGGCACATATAAGGGATTGCGCCGTTTCCCTGGTCTTCGCACCCGACATCGGCGCCGTCGTGGATATTGGGACGGGGGGAGGCCTTCCGGGGATCGTATGGGCTCTCTGCAGGCCCAACCTGAAGATCACGCTGCTGGAGAGCGTCGCGAAAAAGTGCGACATCCTCGACGAGATGGCCCGGATGCTGCGCCTCTCCAACGTGGATGTGGCCTGTGCCAGATCGGAGGCCCTCTCCCTGGAGCGCCGGGAGAGTTTCCGCATCGCCCTTTCAAGGGGCGTGGGACACCTGGGCGTCGTCGCCGAATATGCCTCCCCCCTTTTGGGAGTGGGCGGTTTTGCCTACTTTTTCAAGGGGCCCCGGGTCGCCGAGGAACTGCGGGACGTGGGGGACAAGTGGGCGACCCTCGGCTTTGACGGCCCTATGATCTACTCTTACGACCTGGATGGGAAGAACCTTTGCCTGGTGGGGCTCGAGAAGAGCGCCCCCTGCCCGGCGAAGTACCCGAGGCGACCCGGCAAGGCGAGCAAGAGTTCCTGGTGGAGGTGAGGTTTTTGAAGACCGTCGCCGTTGCGAATCAGAAGGGGGGCGTGGGCAAGACCACCTGCTGCGTGAACTTGGCAGCCGAGCTCGGCAGGCAGGGAAAGAAGGTCCTCGTGCTAGACATCGACCCCCAGGGCAACAGCACCAGCGGCCTGGGCGTGGATGTCTCCAACGTCCATAACAGCATGTACCATGTCATCCTCGACGAGGTGCCGCCCACCAGCGCGATCATCCCGTCGGCCTGGGAAGGGGTCTGGGTTCTTCCGGCCACCCTCGACCTGGCCGGTTCCGAGGTGGAACTGGCCGGGGTGATGAGTCGAGAGACGAGGCTCGCGAGGCACATGCACGCCATGAAGGACTTCGACATCGGCTTCATCGACTGCCCTCCCTCGCTGGGACTCCTCACCGTCAACGCCCTTGTGGCCGCCGACAGCCTCTTGGTCCCGATCCAGTGCGAATATTACGCCCTCGAGGGGGTGGGGCAACTCATGCGGACCATATCGCTGGTCCAGCGGTACCTCAACGAGAATCTCAACCTGGACGGCGTCGTCCTCACCATGTTCGACGCTAGGACCAACCTCTCCAAGGAAGTGGCCGACGAGGTCAGGAACCAGTTCCGCGAGGCCGTCTTCGATACCCTCATCCCCAGGAATGTGAGGCTCTCCGAGGCTCCCAGCCATGGTAAACCCATATGCTACTACGATCCGGAGAGCGCCGGCGCAGCCGCCTTCAGAAACCTCGCCGAGGAGGTGCAGCAGAGATGGCTCGCTCAAGGGCGCTAGGCAAGGGGCTGGGAGCCCTCATCCCCGGGGCGGGGACGGAACCCCTACCGGTGGAAGGAGCGGTGGTGGAGGTCCTTCGCCTGCGCCTGGAGGACATAAGGCCGTCACCGAACCAGCCCAGGAAGGATTTCGACCACGAAAGCCTGGCAGCCCTCGCCGACTCCATCAGGGAACATGGCGTCGTCCAGCCCGTGGTGGTCCGAAAACTGGACGGTGGTTACGAGATCGTGGCCGGCGAGAGAAGGTGGCGGGCCGCCGGGATGGCCGGCCTCGACGAGGTGCCCGTGCGGGTCATCGATGTGGACGAGAACAGGGTCATAGAACTATCCCTGGTGGAGAATCTCCAGAGGGAGGACCTCTCCCCCTTGGAGGCCGCGAAGGGCATAAGCGAACTGGTGGACAAGTTCTCCCTAACCCAGGAGCAGGCGGCCAGGAAGCTGGGATGGAGCAGGGCGGCCGTGGCCAACAAGCTCAGGCTCCTGAACCTCCCCGAGGAACTACAGCAGATGCTCCACCGGGGGGACCTGGGCGAGGGGCACGCCAGGGCCCTGCTCTCCCTCGATGATCCCCTGGAACAGCTCCACCTGGCGAGGCAATGTGTGGACCGGGGCATGTCGGTCCGGGAGGTCGAGGAGGCCGTCCGCAAGCCCTCGGGAGAGAAAAAGGCCGGCAAGGCGAGATCGTCCCCATCGGTCCTCATCCCTGAACCCGTCCTGAGGGTCTCAGAACGTTACGGTATCGACATCAAGATGAGCGGCCGGGGAAACAACGTGAGGATCATGCTTGGCGGGTTGAACGAGGATGAGGCCCGCAGGCTCTTCGAAATGATAGACAGGAGCGGGGAGATACTCTTCCCCGACAAGTGAGGGCCGAGGACACGCCATGGCGAGGCTTACCGAGGACCTGGCGGCTTTCTCAAGGGTGCTTTCCTCGGCGCTGCTCCTCTGCGGTTTCATAATCCTCGGCGTGGTCGGGGGAAGGACCCTGGTCTTGAGGGGTTATCCCGGGTGGACCCAACCGGCGGCCATCGTGGGGGGAACGGCCCTCGGCGCGTGGCAGGCCTGGAGGTTTTTGAAAACGGGGATGAAAAGGGGACGAGAGCGGAAACCGTGAATCGTAAATCGTGAATCGGGAGATGTAAAGGCAGGATCCGTGAAGGTGTTTCACGTGAAACATGCGGTTCTAAACAAAACAGGAGGGAGGAGTCCCTTTGGATCAGCTTTTCGCGCCCTGGCGGATGGCCTATATAGACGGGGCCGGCAAGCAGGAGGGGTGCATCTTCTGCGATTTCCCCAAGGAGCAGGAGGACAGGGAACGCCTTATCCTGGCCCGCGGGGAACTGGTTTTCGTAATACTCAACGCCTTCCCCTACAACCCCGGACACCTCATGGTGGCCCCCTACAGGCATGAGGGAGCCTACGAGAACCTCAAAGAAGAAGAATTACTCGAGATGCATCGTTTCGGCCGAAAATGCATCGGCGTCCTCAAAGAAGCTATGAACCCCCAGGGATTCAACCTGGGAATAAACATCGGTAAAACCGCCGGAGCGGGCTTTGCTGGCCACATCCATCTTCACATCGTTCCCAGGTGGGACGGCGACACGAACTTCATGCCGGTGATAGCCGGCACGAAGGTCCTGCCAGCCTCGCTGCAGGAGACCTGGGACATCCTGAAGAAGGTCTGGGAGGCCCATGGCCGGCGGCGATGAGTTCTTCGAGCCCGCCTCCTTCGCCGAGGTCGAGACGAGGCACAAACGTTCCATTTTCACGGGAAGGGTCTTCCTCGCGGGTTCCGA from Thermovirga sp. includes the following:
- a CDS encoding AAA family ATPase, which gives rise to MRFLKTVAVANQKGGVGKTTCCVNLAAELGRQGKKVLVLDIDPQGNSTSGLGVDVSNVHNSMYHVILDEVPPTSAIIPSAWEGVWVLPATLDLAGSEVELAGVMSRETRLARHMHAMKDFDIGFIDCPPSLGLLTVNALVAADSLLVPIQCEYYALEGVGQLMRTISLVQRYLNENLNLDGVVLTMFDARTNLSKEVADEVRNQFREAVFDTLIPRNVRLSEAPSHGKPICYYDPESAGAAAFRNLAEEVQQRWLAQGR
- a CDS encoding ParB/RepB/Spo0J family partition protein — translated: MARSRALGKGLGALIPGAGTEPLPVEGAVVEVLRLRLEDIRPSPNQPRKDFDHESLAALADSIREHGVVQPVVVRKLDGGYEIVAGERRWRAAGMAGLDEVPVRVIDVDENRVIELSLVENLQREDLSPLEAAKGISELVDKFSLTQEQAARKLGWSRAAVANKLRLLNLPEELQQMLHRGDLGEGHARALLSLDDPLEQLHLARQCVDRGMSVREVEEAVRKPSGEKKAGKARSSPSVLIPEPVLRVSERYGIDIKMSGRGNNVRIMLGGLNEDEARRLFEMIDRSGEILFPDK
- a CDS encoding HIT domain-containing protein: MDQLFAPWRMAYIDGAGKQEGCIFCDFPKEQEDRERLILARGELVFVILNAFPYNPGHLMVAPYRHEGAYENLKEEELLEMHRFGRKCIGVLKEAMNPQGFNLGINIGKTAGAGFAGHIHLHIVPRWDGDTNFMPVIAGTKVLPASLQETWDILKKVWEAHGRRR
- the rsmG gene encoding 16S rRNA (guanine(527)-N(7))-methyltransferase RsmG; translated protein: MDENLLEPFPECSLQPEDYLVELERNRERIEHYAFLLASFNERARLTGPTEPPEIMAHIRDCAVSLVFAPDIGAVVDIGTGGGLPGIVWALCRPNLKITLLESVAKKCDILDEMARMLRLSNVDVACARSEALSLERRESFRIALSRGVGHLGVVAEYASPLLGVGGFAYFFKGPRVAEELRDVGDKWATLGFDGPMIYSYDLDGKNLCLVGLEKSAPCPAKYPRRPGKASKSSWWR
- a CDS encoding DNA-binding protein, yielding MIVERNKNLIALRFDDGEDVIPRLYEALGDTTSAILISAVGMLRDFEIGWLGPDGYEKKRFHEAREILSLSGTVNRQDDGKAFIHVHASLAGRDYSVIGGHLFGGTVNFTCELVLMIPEGLVFERKVSVEGEPLKFFPKKK